One Ethanoligenens harbinense YUAN-3 genomic window carries:
- a CDS encoding peptide chain release factor 3, protein MPQTEELAEKIQRRRTFAIISHPDAGKTTLTEKLLLYGGAIRLAGTVKGRKAEKYAVSDWMEIEKQRGISVTSSVMQFDYDGFHINILDTPGHQDFSEDTYRTLVAADSAVMLIDGAKGVEAQTIKLFHVCRMRGIPIFTFVNKMDRFTKDPFDLMEELEQVLGIRACPMNWPIGSGTDFKGVYNRTQKRIELFTSEGHGQKMVAATTGTADDPRFRELLGEKLYDQLCEDIALLDEAGDAFDLEKVKQGELTPMYFGSAMTNFGVQPFLEDFLSYAPAPAPRKTAEGDMEPTQAAFSGFVFKIQANMNPAHRDRIAFIRICSGRFEKEMTVYQTRTKKNIRLAQPQQFLAQDRNIVEEAYAGDIIGVFDPGVFHIGDTLCPPGQSFHFEGIPMFPAEHFANVTIKDAMKRKQFLKGVEQIAEEGAIQLFKQPFAGYESLIVGVVGVLQLEVLEYRLKNEYKVDVRMEQLPYGYARWVVPAKFTTERIGYTNDALVVQDAYDRQVVLFTNEWFMRRTVDENKDAQFLDIPPVLEE, encoded by the coding sequence GTGCCGCAGACAGAAGAACTGGCGGAAAAAATACAGAGGCGCAGGACGTTTGCGATCATTTCGCACCCGGACGCGGGCAAAACGACCCTCACCGAAAAACTGCTGCTCTACGGCGGGGCCATCCGCCTGGCGGGCACCGTGAAAGGGCGCAAAGCCGAGAAATATGCCGTCTCCGACTGGATGGAGATCGAAAAACAGAGGGGCATCTCGGTCACATCGAGCGTGATGCAGTTTGATTACGACGGATTCCATATTAACATCCTGGATACGCCCGGGCATCAGGATTTCAGTGAAGATACCTATCGCACCCTCGTTGCAGCGGACAGCGCCGTCATGCTCATCGACGGTGCGAAGGGCGTGGAAGCGCAGACGATCAAGCTGTTCCATGTCTGCCGGATGCGCGGCATCCCCATTTTTACGTTCGTCAATAAGATGGACCGCTTCACCAAAGACCCGTTCGATCTGATGGAAGAATTGGAGCAGGTCCTGGGCATCCGTGCCTGCCCCATGAACTGGCCCATCGGTTCGGGCACCGATTTCAAGGGCGTATATAACCGTACGCAGAAGCGCATCGAGCTTTTTACCAGTGAAGGGCACGGCCAGAAGATGGTGGCCGCCACCACCGGCACGGCGGACGACCCCAGATTCCGCGAGCTGCTTGGTGAGAAGCTGTATGACCAGCTCTGCGAGGATATCGCACTGCTGGACGAGGCGGGCGACGCGTTCGATCTGGAAAAAGTGAAGCAGGGCGAGCTCACGCCGATGTATTTCGGCAGCGCCATGACGAATTTCGGCGTGCAGCCGTTCCTGGAGGATTTCCTCTCCTATGCGCCCGCGCCCGCGCCCCGCAAAACGGCGGAAGGTGATATGGAACCCACGCAGGCGGCGTTTTCAGGCTTCGTTTTCAAGATACAGGCCAACATGAACCCCGCGCACCGCGATCGCATCGCGTTTATCCGCATCTGCTCGGGCCGATTCGAAAAGGAAATGACCGTTTACCAGACGCGTACAAAGAAGAACATCCGGCTCGCGCAGCCGCAGCAGTTTCTCGCGCAGGACCGCAACATCGTCGAGGAAGCCTATGCGGGCGACATCATCGGCGTGTTCGACCCCGGCGTTTTCCATATCGGCGATACGCTTTGCCCGCCGGGGCAGTCGTTTCACTTTGAGGGCATCCCCATGTTCCCGGCCGAGCATTTTGCCAACGTGACCATCAAAGACGCAATGAAGCGCAAGCAGTTCCTCAAGGGCGTGGAGCAGATCGCCGAGGAGGGTGCCATCCAGTTGTTTAAGCAGCCGTTTGCGGGGTATGAGTCGCTCATTGTCGGCGTGGTGGGCGTACTGCAACTGGAAGTGCTGGAATACCGGCTGAAGAACGAGTATAAGGTCGATGTGCGCATGGAGCAGCTGCCCTATGGGTATGCGCGCTGGGTGGTGCCGGCCAAATTCACCACCGAGCGCATCGGTTACACCAACGACGCGCTGGTGGTGCAGGATGCGTATGACCGGCAGGTGGTGCTGTTCACCAACGAATGGTTTATGCGCCGCACGGTCGATGAAAACAAGGACGCACAGTTTTTGGACATTCCACCCGTTCTGGAGGAATGA
- the hisC gene encoding histidinol-phosphate transaminase produces MDFLSKRARRMTPYTAGEQPKDMRYIKLNTNENPYPPSPRIREAIAQETDRLPLYPDPDATALCAAIAAVEGLDAGCVFCGNGSDEVLSFAFCAFFDDEQPVLFPDVTYSFYPVFAGFYNIPVQTVPLNERFGIDAADYFRPAGGVIFPNPNAPTGVYLDIASIRKLLDYHKDRVVVVDEAYIAFGGRSAAPLIQDYPNLLVVRTFSKSHALAGMRIGYALGQPHLIAALLRVKNAFNSYPVDRLAAAAAAAAVADVPYYTETAGKIVATRGRFVSGLRALGFTVLPSLANFVFAAHPGVPASDLFARLRAAGILVRYFDLPRISNYLRITVGTDEDMDRLLDVLAALLQQKA; encoded by the coding sequence ATGGACTTTCTTTCAAAACGCGCGCGGCGGATGACGCCGTATACCGCCGGTGAGCAGCCCAAGGACATGCGGTATATTAAGCTGAACACCAATGAAAACCCCTATCCGCCGTCCCCCCGCATCCGGGAGGCGATTGCACAGGAAACCGACCGGCTGCCGCTCTACCCGGATCCGGACGCTACCGCGCTCTGCGCGGCTATTGCCGCGGTAGAAGGACTGGATGCGGGCTGTGTGTTCTGCGGCAACGGCAGCGATGAGGTGCTTTCGTTTGCATTCTGCGCGTTTTTCGATGACGAGCAGCCCGTGCTTTTCCCCGATGTGACCTACAGCTTCTACCCGGTATTTGCGGGGTTTTACAATATCCCCGTGCAGACCGTGCCGTTGAATGAGCGGTTCGGGATCGACGCGGCGGACTATTTTCGCCCGGCGGGCGGCGTCATTTTCCCCAACCCCAACGCGCCCACCGGCGTCTATCTGGATATTGCCAGTATCCGCAAGCTTCTGGATTACCACAAAGACCGCGTGGTGGTGGTGGATGAAGCCTACATCGCATTCGGCGGGCGGAGTGCCGCGCCGCTTATCCAAGACTACCCCAATTTACTGGTGGTGCGCACGTTCAGCAAGTCGCACGCCCTGGCGGGCATGCGTATCGGCTACGCGCTGGGTCAGCCGCACCTGATTGCCGCGCTTTTGCGCGTGAAGAACGCGTTCAACTCTTACCCGGTGGACAGGCTGGCGGCGGCGGCGGCGGCCGCCGCCGTGGCGGATGTGCCGTATTACACCGAAACCGCCGGGAAGATCGTCGCCACGCGAGGGCGGTTTGTCTCGGGGCTGCGCGCGCTGGGGTTCACGGTGCTGCCGTCACTGGCGAATTTTGTGTTTGCTGCCCACCCCGGCGTGCCCGCTTCGGATCTGTTTGCGCGTCTGCGGGCGGCGGGTATCCTCGTACGGTATTTTGATCTGCCGCGCATCAGCAATTATCTGCGCATTACCGTCGGCACGGACGAGGACATGGACCGGTTGCTGGACGTGCTGGCGGCGCTTTTGCAGCAGAAAGCCTGA
- a CDS encoding DUF6514 family protein codes for MKQPTATAEVREGERCVGVARYYVTSCNCEIAPVQTYGVSVSFTGEQGASYSDQVNDICFSQKQAEDLLHLLAAHTVTPVSLRDVVEDYLADR; via the coding sequence ATGAAGCAACCAACAGCGACCGCGGAGGTACGGGAAGGGGAGAGATGCGTTGGGGTAGCTCGGTACTATGTAACAAGCTGCAATTGCGAGATCGCTCCCGTCCAGACGTATGGCGTGTCGGTCTCTTTTACGGGGGAGCAGGGTGCGTCGTATTCAGATCAGGTGAATGATATCTGTTTCTCTCAAAAACAGGCAGAGGACCTGTTGCACCTCCTCGCAGCACACACCGTAACGCCGGTTTCACTGCGCGACGTGGTTGAGGACTACCTAGCGGATCGGTAG
- a CDS encoding preprotein translocase subunit SecD: MYKRVGRPVIVVVAVIIAIITYLSVSGFSYTFGDNVITVIKGAQDMRFGIDIRGGVDVTFRPPTNYKASNAEMDAATAVLRTRLDSKHITDSEIYTDYRNQRIIVRFPWRSDQTNQDPESAIQELGAMAELSFKASDGTVIMTGKDVKSAAAQYEQSNQTTGQTTSQYVVLLSLKDSGKSKFTDAVKKYYNQTVSIYMDSTAISTPTMNIDPSTLSGELSQATIEGSSSSPFTAASAQALADKINAGALPFKLETDNYQTISPKLGQNALQVMLMAGAVAAVLIVLFMLIYYRLPGLVACIALTGHVAGTLLAISIPQFSLTLPGIAGIILSIGMGVDCNIITAERIKEELRIGKTLDGALDAGFQRSFAAIFDGNVTVVIAGLILYFLGSASVKSFGYTLVVGVVFNFLMGIIASRLMLKSISRFGFARKDVLYNGRAAK, translated from the coding sequence GTGTATAAACGCGTGGGGAGGCCAGTCATCGTGGTGGTGGCGGTTATCATTGCCATCATCACATACTTGTCGGTATCCGGATTCTCTTATACGTTCGGCGACAATGTCATCACGGTCATCAAAGGCGCGCAGGATATGCGCTTCGGCATCGACATCCGGGGGGGCGTGGATGTGACGTTCCGTCCCCCGACGAACTACAAGGCCAGCAACGCGGAGATGGACGCGGCCACCGCCGTGTTGCGCACACGGTTGGACAGTAAGCACATCACCGATTCCGAGATCTATACCGATTACCGCAACCAGCGCATCATTGTGCGCTTCCCGTGGCGCTCCGACCAGACCAATCAGGACCCGGAAAGCGCCATTCAGGAGCTCGGCGCGATGGCGGAGCTTTCGTTCAAGGCGTCGGATGGCACCGTCATCATGACCGGTAAGGACGTCAAGAGCGCGGCCGCGCAGTACGAGCAGTCGAACCAGACGACCGGGCAGACGACCAGCCAGTATGTCGTGCTGCTGTCCCTCAAGGATTCCGGCAAGAGCAAGTTTACCGACGCGGTGAAAAAATATTATAACCAGACGGTTTCAATTTATATGGACAGCACGGCGATCTCCACGCCCACAATGAATATAGACCCCAGCACGCTGTCCGGTGAGCTCAGCCAGGCCACCATCGAAGGCTCGAGCTCCAGTCCGTTCACGGCGGCTTCCGCGCAGGCGCTGGCCGACAAGATCAACGCGGGCGCGCTGCCTTTTAAACTGGAGACCGATAACTACCAGACCATTTCACCGAAACTGGGGCAGAACGCCCTGCAGGTCATGCTGATGGCGGGCGCGGTGGCGGCGGTGCTCATTGTGCTGTTCATGCTGATTTATTACCGCCTGCCCGGTCTTGTGGCCTGCATCGCGCTCACGGGGCATGTGGCCGGCACGCTGCTTGCCATCTCCATTCCACAGTTTTCCCTCACGCTGCCCGGCATCGCGGGCATTATCCTTTCCATCGGTATGGGGGTGGACTGCAACATCATCACCGCCGAGCGCATCAAGGAAGAGCTGCGTATCGGCAAAACGCTGGACGGCGCGCTGGATGCAGGGTTCCAGCGCAGCTTCGCCGCCATCTTCGACGGAAACGTCACCGTGGTCATCGCCGGGCTGATCCTCTATTTCCTCGGGTCGGCCTCGGTCAAGTCCTTCGGGTATACGCTGGTGGTGGGCGTGGTGTTCAATTTCCTGATGGGCATCATCGCGTCCCGCCTGATGCTCAAATCCATCTCACGGTTCGGCTTTGCCCGCAAAGACGTTCTGTATAACGGGAGGGCTGCGAAATGA
- a CDS encoding lactonase family protein: protein MEPILYIGTYTAGESKGIYSARLREDGTLGPVRLEAEADNPSYLAVGPDGRSLYVVLETDMLKGQPGGGVASYAAGPDGRLTQTGEQSSLGAFPCYLSVDPDGKFLFVANYGGADFLPNGASDATLVSFPIENGAVGAPLQKTSHAGHGAHPERQRCPHAHFLDFAPEGWLCAVDLGIDLIFSYTVAPSGALYEIWQTRGFPGCGPRHMAFLPEQNAAYVVNELTSDITLMNVRMQGGYSPEDYYATVPADFKGENLPAAIKISPDRRLLVVSNRGHDSIAAYRIGQYGVLSEPVFTPCGGKGPRDLTFSPDGRFLYAANEKSDGITAFAVQNGALSPLGEVAHVGSPVCLKSLPA, encoded by the coding sequence ATGGAACCGATCCTGTACATCGGTACGTATACGGCGGGAGAGAGCAAAGGTATCTACAGCGCCCGGCTGCGGGAGGACGGAACGCTCGGCCCGGTGCGGCTGGAGGCCGAAGCGGACAACCCTTCCTATCTGGCGGTTGGTCCCGACGGGCGCTCGCTGTACGTCGTGCTGGAGACCGATATGCTCAAGGGGCAGCCGGGCGGCGGCGTGGCGTCCTATGCCGCCGGCCCGGACGGCCGGCTCACGCAGACGGGTGAGCAGTCCTCGCTGGGGGCGTTTCCGTGTTATCTCAGTGTGGACCCCGATGGGAAGTTCTTGTTTGTGGCCAACTATGGCGGCGCGGATTTTCTGCCCAACGGCGCGTCCGACGCGACGCTGGTGTCGTTTCCCATCGAAAACGGCGCGGTGGGCGCGCCGCTGCAAAAAACCAGCCATGCGGGGCACGGTGCGCATCCGGAGCGGCAGCGCTGCCCGCACGCGCATTTTCTTGATTTTGCCCCGGAAGGGTGGCTCTGCGCGGTGGATCTGGGCATCGACCTCATCTTCAGCTATACGGTGGCCCCGAGCGGTGCGCTGTATGAGATTTGGCAGACGCGGGGATTCCCCGGCTGCGGGCCGCGCCATATGGCGTTTTTGCCTGAACAGAACGCCGCCTACGTGGTCAACGAGCTGACCAGCGACATCACCCTTATGAACGTGCGGATGCAGGGCGGTTATTCGCCGGAAGACTATTACGCCACGGTGCCCGCCGATTTTAAAGGAGAAAACTTGCCCGCCGCCATCAAGATCTCACCCGACCGCCGCTTGCTGGTCGTATCCAACCGCGGACACGACAGCATCGCGGCCTACCGCATCGGGCAATACGGTGTGTTGAGTGAGCCGGTTTTCACGCCCTGCGGCGGCAAAGGCCCGCGCGATCTCACCTTCTCGCCGGACGGTCGCTTCCTGTATGCCGCCAACGAAAAATCGGACGGTATCACGGCGTTTGCGGTGCAAAACGGTGCCCTTTCGCCATTGGGCGAGGTCGCCCATGTGGGCAGCCCGGTCTGTCTCAAGAGCCTTCCGGCGTGA
- the secF gene encoding protein translocase subunit SecF produces the protein MSDKHRKDNVTPLFGHKKNEPKVRESQIDVPDEPAAQPKQDIGRRHHGTAPTIMDMDSGRRSVQPDQQAGSDAEEKGEVYNGLHIDFIGKRRVFYTISISLIVIGILVSAIFGVKLDIQFKGGAIIQYSYTGTLDLSTAQTLANKTIAGGDFTVQVDKVPASHTQLLVLQTTKALTNTQQASLYNALNKQFSSNSLKKYQSNDVSPQTGRQFFLQSIGAVLLAALLIVLYVWIRFRHIGGLPAGLTALIALLHDLVIAFVAFSIFRIPISDSFVAVALTILGYSINDTIVVYDRIRENRGLFGRSMKFKDIVNRSINQSFTRSINTTLVTFLAIATVCVFSIIFHLDSIRGFALPMMVGVVTGCYSTICIAGPLWVSWVEHQEKKDQRRAGDVVEG, from the coding sequence ATGAGTGACAAGCACCGCAAAGACAATGTGACGCCGCTGTTTGGTCACAAAAAAAACGAACCGAAAGTGCGCGAGTCCCAGATCGACGTGCCGGATGAGCCTGCCGCACAGCCCAAACAGGACATTGGCCGCCGCCATCACGGCACTGCTCCCACCATTATGGACATGGACAGCGGCCGGCGTTCCGTGCAGCCGGATCAGCAGGCCGGCAGCGATGCGGAAGAAAAAGGCGAGGTCTACAACGGCCTTCATATTGATTTTATCGGTAAGCGTCGCGTCTTCTATACGATTTCCATTTCGCTGATCGTCATCGGCATCCTCGTGTCGGCGATTTTCGGCGTCAAGCTGGATATCCAGTTCAAAGGCGGCGCCATCATTCAGTATTCCTACACCGGCACGCTTGACCTTTCCACCGCGCAGACACTGGCCAACAAAACAATCGCGGGCGGCGATTTTACCGTGCAGGTCGATAAGGTGCCGGCCAGCCATACGCAGCTTCTGGTGCTTCAGACCACCAAAGCGCTCACCAATACGCAACAGGCTTCGCTGTATAACGCGCTCAACAAGCAGTTCTCATCCAACAGCCTGAAAAAGTATCAGTCCAACGATGTGTCGCCTCAGACGGGACGGCAGTTCTTCCTCCAGAGCATCGGTGCGGTGCTGTTGGCGGCGCTGCTCATCGTGCTGTATGTCTGGATACGCTTCCGGCATATCGGCGGCCTGCCCGCCGGTTTGACGGCGCTCATCGCGCTGCTGCACGATCTGGTGATTGCGTTTGTGGCCTTTTCCATCTTCCGCATCCCCATCAGCGACAGCTTCGTCGCCGTGGCGCTGACGATTTTGGGCTATTCCATCAACGACACCATCGTGGTCTACGACCGTATCCGTGAAAACCGCGGCTTGTTCGGCCGCAGCATGAAGTTCAAGGATATCGTCAACCGCAGTATCAATCAGTCTTTCACCCGTTCGATCAATACCACGCTGGTCACATTTCTGGCCATTGCCACGGTCTGCGTCTTTTCCATTATTTTTCACCTTGACTCCATTCGCGGGTTTGCCCTGCCGATGATGGTCGGTGTGGTGACCGGCTGCTATTCCACCATTTGCATTGCCGGGCCGCTCTGGGTGAGCTGGGTGGAGCATCAGGAAAAGAAAGATCAGCGTCGCGCCGGGGATGTGGTCGAAGGCTGA
- a CDS encoding sugar phosphate isomerase/epimerase family protein has protein sequence MEVGISTACLYPMETEQALALVLEQGAHTVEIFFNAECEYNITYLRRLQALLTRAGAVVSSIHPYTAAYESMMFFSDYPSRFSDSVSQYRRTFAVAAFLGAKAVVFHGARKDLPMPMEQYCERFARLAHAAKEEGVVLAQENVARCKCGGVEQVAAMRRILGNDVRFVLDVKQVRRTGETVEAMCAAMGGQIACVHLSDAAYGRDCLLPGAGQVDLPALRGRLALQGFVGPLLIEVYRTGFVHHAELHTALSLATRIFSSE, from the coding sequence ATGGAAGTTGGTATTTCTACTGCCTGTTTATATCCGATGGAAACGGAGCAGGCCCTTGCGCTTGTGCTGGAGCAGGGTGCTCATACGGTCGAGATCTTTTTCAATGCCGAGTGTGAGTACAATATTACCTATCTGCGCCGCCTGCAGGCTTTGCTCACTCGTGCGGGGGCGGTTGTCAGCTCCATCCACCCCTATACCGCGGCGTACGAATCGATGATGTTCTTCTCAGATTATCCCAGCCGGTTTAGTGATTCGGTCTCGCAATACCGCCGCACCTTCGCGGTGGCGGCGTTTCTCGGGGCCAAGGCGGTGGTATTTCACGGCGCGCGCAAAGACCTGCCCATGCCCATGGAGCAGTACTGCGAGCGGTTCGCGCGCCTGGCGCACGCGGCCAAAGAAGAAGGCGTGGTGCTGGCGCAGGAAAATGTGGCGCGCTGCAAATGCGGCGGCGTCGAACAGGTCGCGGCCATGCGCCGTATTCTGGGGAACGATGTCCGGTTTGTACTGGATGTCAAACAGGTCCGGCGCACAGGGGAAACAGTGGAGGCCATGTGCGCCGCAATGGGGGGGCAGATCGCCTGTGTGCATCTGAGCGATGCCGCGTACGGGCGCGACTGTCTGCTTCCCGGGGCAGGGCAGGTCGATCTTCCCGCGCTGCGCGGCAGGCTGGCGCTCCAGGGGTTTGTCGGCCCTCTGCTCATCGAAGTTTACCGCACGGGATTTGTCCACCATGCCGAACTGCACACGGCGCTTTCGCTTGCGACCCGCATATTTTCCTCGGAGTAA
- a CDS encoding GNAT family N-acetyltransferase yields MHIREANENDLYALLRLYTQLHDNPMPVPDDALRQLWQRMLRMDGQHALLGEEDGEIVSSCVLTVIPNLTHGQRPYALVENVITDGAHRGKGCATAVLHAAEDIAVREGCCKIMLLTASKLESTLRFYERAGYNRHDKTAFIRWLPE; encoded by the coding sequence ATGCACATTCGGGAAGCGAACGAGAACGATCTGTATGCCCTGCTGCGGCTTTACACCCAACTGCACGACAACCCCATGCCCGTACCGGACGATGCACTGCGGCAGCTGTGGCAGCGCATGCTGCGGATGGACGGGCAGCATGCTCTGCTGGGTGAGGAAGATGGAGAGATCGTGTCGTCCTGCGTGCTCACCGTCATCCCCAACCTCACGCACGGGCAGCGGCCATATGCGCTGGTGGAGAACGTTATCACCGACGGAGCGCACCGTGGCAAAGGCTGTGCCACCGCTGTTTTGCACGCGGCGGAAGATATTGCGGTGCGGGAGGGCTGCTGCAAGATCATGCTGCTCACCGCCTCGAAACTGGAGAGCACCCTGCGCTTTTATGAGCGGGCGGGGTATAACCGCCATGACAAAACGGCGTTCATCCGGTGGCTGCCGGAATGA
- a CDS encoding DegT/DnrJ/EryC1/StrS family aminotransferase: MQIPMLDLKRQYAALEPELEPEIKACLRSGAYIMGRPVAALEQALTDRLGVRHAVAVGNGTDALTIALHALGVGPGDEVVTTPFTFFATAEAVAALGATPVFADVRPDTYNLDPESVRRCITPRTKAILPVHIFGQPADMAALRAIAEEHGLPVIEDACQAIGAAVEGKPVGGLGDAACFSFFPTKNLGAFGDGGLLTTDSDRLATLFRALRAHGGGHTGAAARALLDGQPLPPAPGGAENPLYNPYKYYNYLVGYNSRLDTLQAVILNIKLRHLDEWNAQRAQNAAFYQAHIHREDVILPKQAEGTTHVWHQFAMRTPYKAEMGEALAKKGIATGVFYPVPLHLQKAFEGLGYRPGSLPVAETLARETLCLPVFPGMTEEELACVADAVDAFTPEGS; encoded by the coding sequence ATGCAGATCCCGATGCTGGACCTCAAACGCCAATACGCCGCGCTGGAACCGGAACTGGAACCGGAGATAAAGGCCTGCCTGCGCAGCGGCGCATACATCATGGGCAGACCGGTGGCCGCGCTCGAGCAAGCGCTGACCGACCGCCTCGGCGTGCGCCACGCCGTTGCCGTGGGCAACGGCACCGACGCGCTCACCATCGCCCTGCACGCGCTGGGCGTGGGCCCGGGCGACGAAGTCGTCACTACGCCGTTCACCTTTTTCGCCACGGCGGAAGCGGTGGCTGCCCTCGGCGCCACACCGGTCTTCGCCGACGTGCGCCCCGACACCTACAACCTCGACCCCGAAAGCGTGCGCAGGTGCATCACGCCCCGCACCAAAGCCATCCTGCCGGTGCACATCTTCGGGCAGCCGGCCGACATGGCGGCCTTACGTGCCATCGCCGAAGAACACGGGCTACCCGTCATCGAGGACGCGTGCCAGGCCATCGGTGCGGCCGTAGAGGGAAAACCGGTCGGCGGCCTGGGAGACGCGGCCTGCTTCTCGTTCTTCCCCACCAAGAACCTCGGCGCGTTCGGCGACGGCGGCCTGCTCACCACCGACAGCGACCGCCTGGCCACACTGTTCCGCGCGCTGCGTGCCCATGGCGGCGGACACACGGGAGCCGCCGCCCGCGCCCTGCTCGACGGGCAGCCCCTGCCGCCCGCGCCGGGCGGCGCGGAAAACCCTTTGTATAATCCATATAAATATTACAATTATCTGGTTGGATATAATTCCAGATTGGATACATTGCAGGCGGTCATCCTAAATATAAAGCTCCGTCACCTTGACGAATGGAACGCACAGCGCGCGCAGAACGCCGCGTTTTATCAGGCGCACATCCACAGAGAGGACGTCATCCTGCCAAAACAGGCGGAGGGCACCACCCATGTGTGGCACCAGTTTGCGATGCGCACCCCTTACAAGGCCGAGATGGGCGAAGCGCTGGCAAAAAAGGGCATCGCGACCGGCGTATTTTATCCTGTGCCGCTGCACCTGCAGAAAGCCTTCGAGGGGCTTGGCTACCGCCCCGGCTCGCTTCCGGTGGCGGAAACGCTCGCGCGTGAGACGCTCTGCCTGCCGGTCTTCCCCGGCATGACAGAGGAAGAACTGGCCTGCGTAGCGGACGCGGTCGACGCATTCACGCCGGAAGGCTCTTGA
- the purB gene encoding adenylosuccinate lyase — MSRDRYESPFCTRYASAEMQYLFSPDKKFKTWRKLWIALAKAEHELGLPVTAEQVAELEAHAEDINYDVAEQREKEVRHDVMSHVYAYGVQCPQAKGIIHLGATSCYVGDNTDIIIMREGLELLRKKLINVIAHLAKFAEAHKGRPCLAYTHLQPAQLTTVGKRATLWINELLMDLEDVEHRIDGLALLGSKGTTGTQASFLALFDGDHEKVKKLEQLIAASLGFDKVVPVSGQTYSRKVDSRVVSALAGIAESASKFSYDMRLLQNFKEMEEPFEKHQIGSSAMAYKRNPMRSERITALSRYLLANSLNPGFTAATQWFERTLDDSANKRIAVAEAFLAADAILNIYINVADGLVVYPKVIRQRVMKELPFMATENIMMRAVKKGGDRQQLHERIRQHSLAAAKRVKEDGLDNDLIDRIVADPAFMLDKAEIENVLTPERFTGRSVAQVEEFLGEIVNPILEQNRGLLDAVPELTV; from the coding sequence ATGAGCCGAGATCGTTACGAAAGCCCGTTCTGCACGCGCTATGCCAGCGCCGAGATGCAGTATCTGTTTTCGCCGGATAAAAAGTTCAAGACCTGGCGCAAGCTGTGGATCGCGCTGGCCAAAGCGGAACACGAACTGGGCCTGCCCGTCACCGCCGAACAGGTGGCCGAGTTGGAAGCTCACGCCGAGGACATCAACTACGACGTGGCCGAGCAGCGCGAAAAAGAAGTGCGCCACGACGTGATGTCGCATGTCTACGCCTACGGTGTGCAGTGCCCGCAGGCAAAAGGCATCATTCATTTGGGCGCCACCTCCTGCTATGTGGGGGATAACACCGACATCATCATCATGCGGGAAGGGCTTGAGCTGCTGCGCAAAAAGCTCATCAATGTGATCGCGCATCTGGCGAAATTTGCGGAGGCGCACAAAGGCCGGCCCTGCCTGGCCTACACCCACCTTCAGCCCGCGCAGCTCACCACCGTGGGCAAGCGTGCCACGCTCTGGATCAACGAGCTGCTGATGGACCTGGAAGACGTGGAGCACCGCATTGACGGGCTGGCGCTGCTGGGTTCCAAAGGCACTACCGGCACGCAGGCATCGTTTCTCGCGCTGTTCGACGGCGACCACGAAAAGGTGAAGAAGCTGGAACAGCTCATCGCCGCGTCGCTGGGGTTCGATAAGGTGGTGCCGGTCTCCGGCCAGACCTATTCCCGCAAGGTGGACAGCCGTGTGGTGAGCGCGCTGGCGGGCATTGCCGAGAGCGCCAGCAAATTTTCCTACGACATGCGCCTGCTGCAGAATTTCAAGGAAATGGAGGAGCCGTTCGAGAAGCATCAGATCGGTTCGTCCGCCATGGCGTACAAGCGCAACCCCATGCGCAGCGAGCGCATCACGGCGCTGTCCCGCTACCTGCTGGCCAATTCGCTCAACCCCGGATTCACCGCCGCCACCCAGTGGTTTGAGCGCACGCTGGACGATTCGGCCAACAAGCGCATCGCGGTGGCCGAGGCGTTCCTCGCGGCGGACGCCATCCTCAATATCTACATCAATGTGGCGGACGGGCTGGTGGTCTATCCCAAAGTCATCCGCCAGCGCGTGATGAAGGAGCTGCCGTTTATGGCGACCGAGAACATCATGATGCGCGCGGTGAAAAAGGGCGGCGACCGCCAGCAGCTTCACGAGCGCATCCGCCAGCACTCGCTCGCCGCGGCCAAACGTGTAAAAGAGGATGGACTGGACAACGACCTCATCGACCGCATCGTGGCCGATCCGGCGTTCATGCTCGACAAAGCCGAGATCGAAAACGTGCTCACGCCGGAGCGCTTCACCGGGCGCTCCGTCGCGCAGGTAGAGGAGTTCCTGGGCGAAATCGTCAACCCGATTCTGGAGCAAAACCGTGGTCTGCTCGATGCAGTCCCCGAGCTCACCGTCTAG